A stretch of the Comamonas testosteroni TK102 genome encodes the following:
- the fabD gene encoding ACP S-malonyltransferase → MKKFAFVFPGQGSQSVGMLDGWGDHPVVAQTVAEASEALGEDVGLLIKQGPKEALALTTNTQPVMLVAGVAAWRVWQAEGGALPDAVAGHSLGEYSALVASGVLTLAQAAPLVRLRAAAMQDAVPVGTGGMAAVLALDAEKVKAVCAEVTAQLGGAEVVEAVNFNDPGQTVIAGSKLAVEKACEAVKAAGAKRALPLPVSAPFHSSLMKPAAEKLKTALAELTLATPLIPVINNIDVTVQTDADSIRDALYRQAFGPVRWVECVQSIKARGVTHIVECGPGKVLAGMVKRIDADLTGAPLFDTATLADVKELLA, encoded by the coding sequence ATGAAGAAATTCGCATTTGTATTTCCTGGCCAGGGTTCGCAGTCCGTGGGCATGCTGGATGGCTGGGGGGATCATCCCGTCGTGGCCCAGACCGTGGCCGAAGCCTCCGAGGCTCTGGGCGAGGATGTGGGTCTGCTGATCAAGCAAGGCCCCAAGGAAGCTCTGGCGCTGACCACCAATACCCAGCCCGTGATGCTGGTGGCCGGTGTGGCGGCCTGGCGTGTCTGGCAGGCCGAAGGCGGCGCGCTGCCCGATGCCGTGGCCGGTCACTCCCTGGGTGAATACTCGGCGCTGGTCGCCTCCGGCGTACTGACGCTGGCTCAGGCCGCTCCACTTGTGCGTCTGCGCGCCGCAGCCATGCAGGATGCCGTGCCCGTGGGCACGGGCGGCATGGCGGCCGTGCTGGCCCTGGATGCCGAAAAGGTAAAGGCGGTCTGCGCAGAGGTGACGGCCCAGCTGGGCGGCGCCGAAGTGGTGGAAGCCGTGAACTTCAACGATCCCGGTCAGACCGTGATCGCCGGCAGCAAGCTGGCCGTGGAAAAGGCCTGTGAAGCGGTCAAGGCGGCCGGTGCCAAGCGCGCCCTGCCTCTGCCGGTCTCCGCGCCTTTCCACTCCAGCCTGATGAAGCCCGCTGCAGAAAAGCTCAAGACCGCGCTGGCCGAGCTGACGCTGGCTACCCCCTTGATTCCCGTCATCAACAATATCGACGTCACCGTCCAGACGGACGCTGATTCGATTCGTGATGCCCTGTATCGTCAGGCCTTTGGCCCGGTGCGCTGGGTGGAATGCGTGCAGTCCATCAAGGCGCGCGGCGTCACCCATATCGTGGAATGTGGACCCGGCAAGGTGCTGGCCGGCATGGTCAAGCGTATTGACGCCGACCTGACGGGTGCTCCCCTGTTTGATACAGCCACCCTGGCTGACGTGAAAGAATTGCTCGCATGA
- the fabG gene encoding 3-oxoacyl-ACP reductase FabG, which yields MTDNQTKPQVALVTGATRGIGAAIAQELASKGYQVIGTATSDAGAEKISQALSAFGGRGVTLNVTDGAAVDALIDSIVKNDGGLHVLVNNAGITRDTLAMRMKDDDWDAVTDTNLKAVFRVSRAAIRPMMKQRFGRIISITSVVGASGNAGQANYAAAKAGVAGMTRALAKELGSRGITVNCVAPGFIATDMTADLPEAQKAALKAQIAMGDLGQPSDIAHAVAYLASAGAGYVTGQELHVNGGMYM from the coding sequence ATGACTGATAACCAGACCAAGCCCCAGGTTGCCCTGGTCACCGGCGCCACTCGTGGCATTGGTGCCGCCATCGCGCAGGAGCTGGCCTCCAAGGGCTATCAAGTGATCGGCACGGCCACCTCGGATGCCGGTGCCGAGAAGATCAGCCAGGCGCTGTCCGCCTTCGGCGGCCGCGGTGTCACGCTGAACGTGACCGACGGCGCTGCCGTGGATGCCCTGATCGACTCCATCGTCAAGAACGACGGCGGCCTGCATGTGCTGGTCAACAATGCCGGCATCACGCGCGACACCCTGGCGATGCGCATGAAGGATGACGACTGGGATGCCGTCACCGACACCAATCTGAAGGCTGTTTTCCGAGTCAGCCGTGCGGCTATTCGCCCCATGATGAAGCAGCGTTTCGGCCGCATCATCAGCATCACCAGCGTGGTCGGTGCCTCGGGCAATGCCGGTCAGGCCAACTACGCGGCAGCCAAGGCCGGCGTGGCAGGCATGACCCGTGCTCTGGCCAAGGAACTGGGCAGCCGCGGCATCACCGTGAACTGCGTGGCTCCCGGTTTCATCGCCACGGACATGACTGCAGACCTGCCAGAGGCGCAGAAGGCTGCGCTCAAGGCGCAGATCGCCATGGGCGATCTGGGTCAACCCAGCGACATCGCGCATGCCGTGGCCTATCTGGCCTCTGCCGGTGCCGGCTATGTGACGGGGCAGGAATTGCACGTCAACGGCGGCATGTACATGTAA
- the acpP gene encoding acyl carrier protein, protein MSDIEARVKKIIAEQLGVEESQVTNEKAFVADLGADSLDTVELVMALEDEFGIEIPDEDAEKITTVQNAIDYANTHQKA, encoded by the coding sequence ATGAGCGATATCGAAGCACGTGTCAAAAAAATCATTGCTGAACAACTCGGCGTTGAAGAGTCCCAAGTGACCAACGAAAAGGCCTTCGTGGCTGACCTGGGCGCTGACTCCCTGGACACAGTGGAACTGGTGATGGCCCTGGAAGATGAATTCGGCATCGAGATCCCTGACGAAGACGCAGAGAAGATCACGACGGTGCAAAACGCCATCGACTACGCCAATACCCACCAAAAGGCCTAA
- the fabF gene encoding beta-ketoacyl-ACP synthase II translates to MSRRRVVVTGLGCISPVGNTVGEAWANLLAGQSGIDLITKFDASNFSCKIAGEVKGFDVEKYMSAKDARSMDTFIHYGIAAAEQAVLDAGLPTGEALSEDLATRIACVIGSGIGGLPLIENTHAELAARGPRRITPFFVPASIINMVAGHVSMRFGFKGPNLSIVTACTTGLHCIGEAGRMIEYGDADIVVAGGTEATVSPLGVGGFAAMRALSTRNDDPKAASRPWDKDRDGFVLGEGAGVLVLEEYEHAKARGAKIYAELAGFGMSADAGHMTAPNMDGPRRAMLNALRNAGVNQDQVNYLNAHGTSTPLGDANESNAIKAAMGEFAKKNLVVSSTKSMTGHLLGGAGGIESVFTVMALHDQKIPPTINLINQDPECDLDYCANTARDAKLEVAVKNNFGFGGTNGTLVFKRV, encoded by the coding sequence ATGAGCCGTCGTCGCGTTGTCGTGACCGGTCTGGGCTGCATCTCCCCCGTGGGTAACACGGTGGGCGAAGCCTGGGCCAATCTTTTGGCCGGCCAGTCCGGTATTGACCTCATCACCAAGTTCGATGCGTCGAACTTCTCCTGCAAGATTGCGGGTGAGGTCAAGGGATTTGATGTGGAGAAGTACATGAGCGCCAAAGATGCGCGCTCCATGGATACCTTCATTCATTACGGCATCGCGGCTGCGGAGCAAGCCGTTCTGGACGCAGGCCTGCCCACAGGCGAAGCCCTGTCCGAAGACCTTGCCACACGCATTGCCTGCGTGATCGGCTCGGGCATTGGCGGCCTGCCGCTGATCGAGAACACTCACGCAGAACTGGCTGCCCGCGGTCCTCGCCGCATCACGCCGTTCTTCGTGCCTGCTTCCATCATCAATATGGTGGCAGGGCATGTGTCCATGCGATTTGGCTTCAAGGGGCCGAATCTGTCGATCGTGACTGCCTGCACCACAGGTCTGCACTGCATCGGCGAAGCCGGACGCATGATCGAATACGGCGATGCAGACATCGTCGTGGCCGGTGGCACGGAAGCCACTGTCTCGCCTCTGGGTGTCGGCGGCTTTGCTGCCATGCGTGCGCTGTCCACGCGCAACGACGACCCCAAGGCTGCCTCGCGCCCCTGGGACAAGGACCGTGACGGCTTTGTACTCGGTGAAGGTGCCGGTGTGCTGGTGCTCGAAGAGTACGAACACGCCAAGGCCCGTGGCGCCAAGATTTACGCGGAGCTGGCAGGCTTTGGCATGAGTGCCGATGCCGGTCACATGACGGCTCCCAACATGGACGGCCCCCGCCGCGCCATGCTCAATGCTTTGCGCAATGCCGGTGTGAACCAGGATCAGGTCAATTACCTGAATGCGCATGGCACGTCCACGCCGCTGGGCGATGCGAACGAGTCCAATGCCATCAAGGCAGCCATGGGCGAGTTTGCGAAGAAGAATCTGGTGGTCAGCTCGACCAAGTCCATGACGGGTCACCTGCTGGGTGGCGCGGGCGGCATCGAGAGCGTTTTCACCGTGATGGCGCTGCACGATCAGAAGATTCCTCCGACCATCAACCTGATCAACCAGGATCCCGAGTGCGATCTGGACTATTGCGCCAACACGGCGCGTGACGCCAAGCTGGAAGTTGCCGTGAAGAACAACTTCGGTTTCGGCGGCACCAACGGCACGCTGGTTTTCAAGCGCGTCTAA
- the rpoE gene encoding RNA polymerase sigma factor RpoE encodes MTPPDFPTPSADSDQALVERANAGDTRAFELLVIKYQRRIERLVGRMVRDVDLVPDITQETFIRAYKALHQFRGEAQFYTWLYRIAVNTAKKALMEMHRSPVMTESALHTGDDEDETSVHRQELTTQETPETVLAAREIAEAVNAAMEALPEDLRQAVTLREIEGLSYEEIAQAMDCPIGTVRSRIFRAREAISARVKPLLERQGGKRW; translated from the coding sequence ATGACACCACCCGATTTTCCCACTCCCTCTGCCGACAGCGATCAGGCTCTGGTCGAACGAGCCAATGCTGGCGACACACGGGCTTTTGAGCTGCTGGTCATCAAATACCAGCGTCGCATCGAACGTCTGGTGGGCCGCATGGTGCGCGATGTCGATCTGGTGCCTGACATCACGCAGGAAACCTTCATACGCGCCTACAAGGCCTTGCACCAGTTTCGCGGCGAGGCCCAGTTCTATACCTGGCTGTACCGCATCGCCGTCAACACGGCCAAGAAGGCCTTGATGGAAATGCATCGCTCGCCGGTGATGACCGAGAGCGCGTTACACACTGGGGACGATGAGGATGAAACTTCTGTTCACAGACAGGAACTAACGACTCAGGAAACCCCGGAAACAGTATTGGCGGCGCGTGAAATTGCCGAAGCCGTCAATGCCGCCATGGAAGCTTTGCCCGAGGATTTGCGTCAGGCGGTTACGCTGCGTGAAATCGAAGGGCTCAGCTATGAAGAAATCGCTCAGGCGATGGACTGTCCCATAGGCACGGTGCGCTCGCGCATCTTTCGGGCACGCGAGGCGATCTCGGCCAGGGTCAAGCCCCTGCTGGAGCGCCAGGGCGGGAAGCGTTGGTAG
- a CDS encoding sigma-E factor negative regulatory protein, with the protein MNDDLIKQEQLSALVDGEASSVQMQAVLSYAESDEGQQSWAMYHLIGDVLRSPELAHHSQHDILSGVRAHMEREPIRGIHLPGVSADAASSLGLGSLEQITAAEERERALGNGAAVVSLPGRQAANASVFRWKMAAGFASVAAVAAVGWGAMLAGSGGLYGRQGGAQLAALSPNVVVAAAPAASLGLSQPVSGAEEAVMPLSSEAQSSTVVAVASPNGQTVMLRDPRLDELLASHPQQSSAPNLQMPASFLRNASFATATRH; encoded by the coding sequence ATGAATGACGATCTGATCAAGCAGGAACAGTTGTCGGCCCTGGTGGATGGCGAGGCTTCCTCGGTCCAGATGCAGGCCGTGCTTTCCTATGCGGAAAGCGACGAAGGCCAGCAGTCCTGGGCCATGTATCACCTGATTGGCGATGTGCTGCGTTCTCCCGAGCTGGCCCATCACAGTCAGCACGATATTTTGAGCGGCGTGCGCGCCCATATGGAGCGCGAGCCTATCCGTGGCATTCATCTGCCCGGTGTGAGCGCAGATGCGGCCAGTTCCCTGGGTCTGGGCAGTCTGGAGCAGATTACCGCAGCCGAGGAACGCGAGCGGGCGCTGGGCAATGGCGCAGCCGTGGTCAGCCTGCCCGGTCGTCAGGCGGCCAATGCATCGGTCTTTCGCTGGAAGATGGCAGCCGGCTTTGCCTCGGTGGCTGCCGTGGCCGCCGTGGGATGGGGGGCGATGCTTGCCGGCTCGGGCGGCCTGTACGGTCGCCAGGGCGGCGCTCAGCTTGCGGCTCTGAGCCCGAATGTCGTCGTGGCCGCCGCGCCCGCTGCGTCGCTGGGTTTGAGCCAGCCGGTCTCCGGCGCTGAGGAAGCGGTCATGCCACTGAGCTCGGAAGCCCAGTCGTCCACCGTCGTGGCAGTTGCCAGCCCCAACGGCCAGACCGTGATGCTGCGTGATCCGCGCCTGGACGAGCTGCTGGCTTCGCACCCTCAGCAAAGCAGCGCACCGAATCTGCAGATGCCGGCCAGCTTCCTGCGCAATGCAAGCTTTGCCACGGCTACCCGCCATTGA